The Asticcacaulis excentricus CB 48 genome includes a window with the following:
- a CDS encoding cold-shock protein, whose protein sequence is MALGTVKWFNSIKGFGFIQPDEGGIDVFVHASAVESAGLRSLSDGQKVSYEVQLDRGRSSASNLQII, encoded by the coding sequence ATGGCTCTCGGGACAGTTAAATGGTTCAACTCTATCAAGGGCTTCGGATTTATTCAGCCTGATGAGGGAGGGATCGACGTGTTTGTGCATGCCTCGGCAGTCGAAAGTGCGGGCCTGCGGTCACTCTCTGACGGGCAGAAGGTGAGTTATGAGGTCCAGCTGGATCGTGGCCGATCTTCGGCGAGTAACCTGCAAATCATCTGA
- a CDS encoding SOS response-associated peptidase family protein, translating into MVPQNRTVRSAPDQATGEVLFEPDHDLSTFAEALNFEIPPRQAYCTGGLPQTIPIVIMSDDLQRFEAVDAQWGLVPRWHDGALKTWTSNRRWTPIDDVTGGDPSETLWRHYHCLVPIIGFTLPSFDGRHLLRARSSTSAPMAAAGLWRQYRQGGHEVTSFTILTRSVPHSLAANPEQEPILLSEADWWVWLVHQSLRDLQASPVGQTQCFDLSDRPSPFKSHQVHHE; encoded by the coding sequence ATGGTTCCCCAAAACAGAACTGTAAGATCTGCGCCGGACCAGGCCACCGGGGAAGTGCTTTTTGAACCTGATCACGATCTAAGCACGTTTGCCGAAGCGCTTAATTTTGAAATTCCCCCTCGCCAGGCCTATTGTACAGGGGGGCTCCCGCAAACCATCCCTATTGTTATCATGTCCGATGATCTCCAGCGGTTTGAGGCCGTCGACGCCCAATGGGGGCTGGTGCCCCGATGGCATGATGGGGCGTTGAAGACCTGGACGAGCAATCGGCGCTGGACGCCAATCGACGATGTGACAGGTGGAGACCCCTCCGAGACCTTGTGGCGTCACTACCATTGTCTCGTCCCCATCATTGGATTTACCTTGCCGTCATTTGACGGGCGGCACCTTCTCCGGGCGCGCTCGTCGACAAGTGCGCCGATGGCGGCGGCCGGCCTATGGCGACAATATCGCCAGGGCGGACATGAAGTGACCAGCTTCACCATTCTGACCCGGTCCGTTCCCCACAGTCTGGCCGCAAATCCAGAGCAGGAACCGATCTTGTTGAGCGAGGCCGACTGGTGGGTATGGCTGGTTCACCAGTCACTTCGAGACCTTCAGGCGAGCCCTGTTGGTCAAACGCAGTGTTTTGACCTCAGCGATCGCCCAAGTCCCTTTAAATCGCACCAGGTTCACCACGAATGA
- a CDS encoding transglutaminase family protein: MTSFAMMPVSAKRITISHVTDYRYSEAVHLNEHRLLLRPREGRQVKLISHSVKVTPEAELFFAEDVFGNDVAIATLSKKARSLRVEATTEVELSAVPWPVYRIDLPATRYPFEYTDFEKAALDTHISSDSVSDSLTRWARSFLNGQSVDTLTLLQAINSGIHNQVTYEARDAEGTQSAEETLALGLGSCRDFAVLFTKAAAALGFGTRLVSGYLVPEDLGLLGSGEGGTTHAWGEIYLPGAGWVAFDPTNEQMGHYGLIAVAVGHDMGALSPVTGSYGGRNPAEANLSISITMRLKGSSEA; encoded by the coding sequence GTGACATCCTTTGCCATGATGCCGGTCTCTGCCAAACGGATCACAATCAGCCATGTGACTGACTATCGATATAGTGAGGCGGTCCACCTGAACGAGCACCGCCTGCTTCTGAGGCCCAGGGAAGGGCGACAGGTCAAATTGATTTCACATTCCGTCAAAGTAACCCCGGAGGCTGAGCTTTTCTTTGCGGAGGACGTCTTTGGCAATGACGTTGCGATTGCCACTCTATCAAAAAAAGCCAGGAGCCTACGAGTTGAGGCAACCACAGAAGTGGAACTCAGTGCCGTACCTTGGCCGGTCTATCGTATTGACCTCCCGGCAACACGCTATCCGTTTGAGTACACCGATTTTGAAAAGGCCGCCCTTGACACTCACATAAGCTCAGACAGTGTCTCCGACTCCCTAACGCGATGGGCCCGAAGCTTTCTGAACGGTCAGTCCGTGGACACACTTACCCTTCTTCAGGCGATAAACTCTGGCATTCACAACCAGGTCACCTATGAGGCGCGCGACGCGGAGGGTACCCAGTCAGCTGAAGAGACACTGGCCCTGGGATTGGGGTCCTGCCGTGACTTCGCGGTGTTGTTCACAAAAGCCGCCGCCGCACTGGGTTTTGGAACCCGGCTCGTATCAGGCTATCTGGTTCCGGAAGATCTCGGTCTGCTGGGCTCGGGGGAGGGGGGCACTACACACGCCTGGGGTGAGATCTATCTGCCCGGTGCAGGGTGGGTGGCTTTCGATCCGACAAACGAACAGATGGGCCACTACGGCCTTATTGCGGTCGCTGTTGGGCACGATATGGGCGCTCTTTCGCCCGTGACCGGCAGCTACGGCGGCAGAAACCCTGCTGAGGCCAACCTAAGCATCTCGATCACTATGCGGTTAAAGGGCTCCTCCGAAGCTTGA
- a CDS encoding family 43 glycosylhydrolase, translating to MKRSIGLATLLLVTGFGLTTPVLAITNGTGPTATGVSATATTPADLARTVAEALRNDPAFASPIRGSLTLFGSGEDIDALKGVAGAQAVSITWRSSDRTTISDTDKTVGRDVIRKGAVKRANVDKTVRLTATVTVAGVKSLTVPIDVTVLAKPKTPQLDTEAYVFAYFVADNIKGEQIYFAVSDGNNALKWKDLNNAQPVLESTFGTRGLRDPFIMRSAEGDRFFLLATDLSVGRSGWSKATDEGSLYLEIWESTDLVNWGKQRHVKVSAPNAGMTWAPEATYDPTIDAYVVYWTSHMFEDAARTRKDTNGPQILTSITRDFRTFTAPQPWFKAADLPDLVKTQGMIDSTVLKDGDHYYRFTKVTDAQGCPSADIMAQRSTSLRATTESGAWEVVDRCIGRKAGTPEVEGPSAFIANKGDTSGFKYYVWVDHYRGIGYIPLGTNSLETPIKWAYPSDFRLPARPRHGSVLAITAKERDALVAKWGSTPQATAPQNAVKEAAAKISDGWVVPPVVVSGTRLPNPLGHNARWRIDGTVLEDGVPTNTQSASKTVELTGTVSLPDGASLEKRFTVRLLGKEARRLISYARTPTDARDANQPLIARSVHLALGHSTADAKPLNGNYGVLFATGDYIGVDRVENRGIANPSLFYFADGSLGVIGTRVDMTGTAVRPSTAFVFKADTKSPADFAELGTIDLCAEDGVISPRAMWDSASKHYIVSWKTMSGAARWTTVEDLARTELRGAPFFPENRGRRTRIVSDGNVGVIRTGEVATGDAILTADLQARLPGSEAPATLPVDAELAQALENRFGRIVNTGARVEAKTITAGDIASVQSTRVTLDYSDGSTATRAVEWNLADLERLKRARSGTYRIRGTIRQEAYPQIFAYNRADPTIYKYDRGDKSQYLFIATDDTDNKNVNSPHLPLRVAETIADLADANGGRKREVDLLNRLTRAERTKEGRVIAGCYWAPEIHEIGGRLSILFAPCFNPYNDQSNEKGAWSTVEAHIMQLREGGDPANPADWSQPAAVRKPDGTPLGRAEYTKNISLDMSYFESGGQAYYIWSQRYIPEQGKPGDPLTWIAKVDPSNPTRVTSQPQPIIAPNLSFEENLSEGAFALFREGKIHLIYSSSGVSPTYVVGGVWAEEGSDLTNIDSWHKWKAPLQKSLPMPAGVTDYLTYEQGPGHGAFTRDSDGNLLYVYHSWGNGVGGNGRDTRMRRVQWTSDSRPVLDMRFDEEVAPQNRSVTLHVTVRKP from the coding sequence ATGAAACGCTCAATCGGTCTGGCCACCCTCCTGCTAGTCACCGGCTTTGGCCTTACGACGCCAGTCCTCGCGATCACGAACGGCACCGGCCCGACGGCCACCGGCGTATCGGCTACGGCCACAACCCCGGCCGATCTCGCCCGGACGGTGGCAGAAGCCCTCCGTAATGATCCCGCCTTCGCATCGCCCATCCGGGGCAGCCTGACGCTCTTCGGGTCGGGTGAAGACATCGACGCTCTCAAGGGAGTTGCGGGCGCTCAAGCCGTTTCGATCACCTGGCGCTCGTCCGATCGGACAACGATTTCGGACACAGACAAAACGGTTGGCCGGGACGTCATCCGCAAAGGGGCGGTAAAGCGCGCCAATGTCGACAAAACGGTCCGTTTGACCGCGACCGTCACCGTTGCGGGCGTCAAATCCCTGACCGTGCCCATCGACGTCACGGTTCTCGCCAAGCCCAAAACCCCTCAACTTGACACCGAGGCCTACGTCTTCGCCTACTTCGTGGCCGATAATATCAAAGGCGAGCAGATCTATTTCGCCGTTTCAGATGGCAATAACGCTCTTAAGTGGAAGGATCTGAACAACGCACAGCCGGTTCTGGAATCGACATTCGGCACCAGAGGCCTGCGCGATCCGTTCATCATGCGCTCCGCAGAAGGCGATCGCTTCTTCCTTCTGGCCACCGACCTGTCGGTGGGGCGCTCTGGCTGGAGCAAGGCCACCGATGAAGGCAGCCTCTATCTGGAAATCTGGGAATCCACGGACCTCGTCAACTGGGGCAAACAGCGCCATGTGAAGGTCAGCGCGCCCAATGCCGGCATGACCTGGGCACCCGAAGCCACCTATGATCCTACGATTGATGCCTATGTGGTCTATTGGACCTCTCACATGTTCGAGGACGCGGCACGCACGCGCAAGGACACTAACGGCCCGCAAATTCTGACCTCCATCACCCGCGATTTCCGCACCTTCACCGCGCCGCAACCGTGGTTCAAGGCAGCCGATCTCCCCGATCTCGTGAAGACACAAGGCATGATCGATTCCACCGTCTTAAAAGATGGCGATCACTACTACCGCTTTACCAAGGTGACCGATGCTCAGGGCTGTCCTTCGGCGGATATCATGGCCCAGCGCTCCACATCCCTGAGGGCGACGACCGAATCCGGTGCTTGGGAAGTCGTGGACCGCTGCATCGGACGCAAGGCTGGTACACCTGAGGTCGAAGGACCGAGCGCCTTCATCGCCAATAAGGGCGACACGAGCGGCTTCAAATACTACGTCTGGGTCGATCACTACCGGGGCATCGGCTACATCCCGCTCGGCACCAACTCGCTAGAGACGCCGATCAAATGGGCCTACCCGTCCGATTTCCGTCTGCCGGCGCGCCCCCGTCATGGCTCGGTGCTGGCCATCACCGCCAAAGAGCGGGACGCACTGGTCGCCAAGTGGGGTTCCACCCCCCAAGCGACCGCACCGCAGAACGCCGTGAAGGAGGCCGCCGCGAAGATATCCGACGGCTGGGTCGTGCCACCCGTCGTCGTATCGGGCACGCGCCTTCCCAATCCACTGGGTCACAACGCGCGCTGGCGCATTGACGGCACGGTTCTGGAAGACGGGGTTCCCACCAACACCCAATCAGCGTCGAAGACCGTGGAACTGACCGGGACGGTGTCGCTACCGGACGGCGCATCTTTGGAAAAACGCTTTACTGTGAGGTTGTTGGGCAAAGAGGCGCGCCGTCTCATCTCCTACGCCCGCACGCCGACAGACGCCCGCGACGCCAATCAGCCACTGATCGCACGCAGTGTTCATCTGGCGCTGGGCCATTCTACCGCTGACGCCAAACCGCTAAATGGCAACTATGGCGTCCTGTTCGCTACGGGCGATTACATTGGCGTCGATCGCGTCGAGAACCGCGGCATAGCGAACCCGTCCCTGTTCTATTTCGCCGACGGCAGTCTGGGTGTTATCGGCACCCGTGTCGATATGACCGGCACCGCAGTGCGGCCTTCGACCGCTTTTGTCTTCAAAGCTGATACCAAGTCGCCCGCGGATTTCGCCGAACTGGGGACGATCGACCTTTGCGCCGAAGATGGCGTCATCTCGCCGCGCGCCATGTGGGACTCTGCCTCAAAGCACTATATCGTGTCCTGGAAGACCATGTCGGGTGCGGCGCGGTGGACAACGGTTGAGGATCTGGCCCGCACCGAACTTAGAGGCGCGCCGTTCTTCCCGGAAAATCGAGGTCGCCGCACCCGGATCGTGTCCGACGGCAATGTCGGCGTGATACGGACCGGTGAGGTAGCGACCGGTGACGCTATCCTGACGGCCGATCTCCAGGCTCGCCTTCCTGGTTCTGAGGCTCCGGCCACCTTGCCGGTTGACGCCGAACTGGCACAGGCACTCGAAAATCGCTTCGGCCGGATCGTGAACACTGGGGCACGCGTAGAGGCAAAAACCATCACCGCTGGCGATATTGCCTCTGTCCAATCGACGCGTGTGACCCTAGACTATTCGGATGGTTCCACCGCAACGCGCGCTGTCGAATGGAACCTGGCAGACCTTGAGCGGCTAAAACGCGCACGCTCTGGCACCTATAGGATCCGGGGGACGATCCGGCAGGAGGCTTACCCTCAGATTTTCGCTTATAATCGCGCCGATCCGACGATTTATAAGTACGATCGTGGGGACAAGTCCCAATATCTGTTCATCGCCACCGACGATACCGACAATAAAAACGTCAATTCACCACATCTGCCTTTGCGCGTAGCTGAGACTATTGCGGACCTTGCCGACGCCAATGGCGGGCGAAAACGCGAGGTCGACCTCCTGAATCGGCTTACGCGGGCCGAGCGCACAAAGGAAGGGCGTGTTATTGCCGGTTGCTATTGGGCGCCGGAAATTCATGAGATCGGCGGGCGCCTGAGCATCCTGTTCGCACCATGTTTCAACCCCTATAACGATCAGTCGAACGAAAAAGGGGCGTGGTCCACCGTTGAAGCTCATATCATGCAACTGCGTGAAGGCGGTGATCCCGCCAATCCGGCCGATTGGTCTCAGCCGGCGGCCGTGCGCAAACCAGACGGCACCCCGCTGGGACGGGCGGAATACACTAAGAACATAAGCCTCGATATGTCCTATTTCGAAAGCGGTGGACAAGCCTATTACATCTGGTCACAGCGCTATATCCCTGAGCAGGGAAAACCCGGCGATCCGCTCACATGGATCGCCAAGGTCGATCCGTCCAACCCAACCCGTGTCACTTCGCAACCGCAACCTATCATTGCTCCGAACCTGTCGTTCGAAGAGAACCTGTCCGAAGGGGCCTTTGCCCTCTTCCGAGAGGGCAAGATCCACCTCATTTACTCCAGTTCGGGTGTGAGTCCGACCTATGTGGTCGGTGGGGTCTGGGCAGAGGAAGGGAGCGACCTGACGAATATCGACTCCTGGCACAAATGGAAGGCTCCCCTTCAGAAGAGTCTGCCCATGCCTGCGGGCGTCACGGATTACCTCACCTATGAACAAGGCCCCGGTCACGGCGCTTTTACGCGGGATTCCGACGGCAACCTGCTGTACGTGTATCATAGCTGGGGCAATGGTGTCGGCGGCAACGGTCGTGACACGCGCATGCGTCGTGTTCAGTGGACATCAGATTCACGCCCCGTACTCGATATGAGGTTTGATGAGGAAGTTGCGCCTCAAAACCGCTCTGTAACCCTGCATGTAACGGTTCGTAAGCCATGA
- a CDS encoding family 43 glycosylhydrolase, protein MSAFSKTFMMGTTCLFLACASVATAQNPTPAKPKWPMKTWLFTSFQGSGDGLHLSSSDDGKVWADMGKVFLKPTVGSKLMRDPHILRGPDGIFRMVWTTGWKDKGIGYASSTDLVHWSEQKFLPFFETVAGTNNAWAPETFYDEATRQYVITWSSDVEGRFPETKSSERMNNRTYYVTTTDFETFSQPKLLIDAGFDHIDTTIVKSGQRYIAVFKEGDKQATKAWGAIRWAVADSATGPYRLMRNALVSGQRAEGPTLSVEGEKVRLYVDYYADKRYGAFETTDWVNWRDISGDVAVAQGQRHGTVFSAPAWLAEDLAKAPPSASLVTPVPAPPAILEGYTADPSIRVFGDTYYIYPTSDKPNWQTTDFSVWSSKNLLEWKKEGLILDVANDLKWGKVQAWAPDAIERNGTYYFYFCAEGSIGVATSKSPKGPFVDALGKPLLAKGTGIETNTIDPYPFIDDDGQAYLYYGNGRLGNVVKLKPDMITVDGPVHTIELKDHREAPVVFKRDGKYYFMWSIDDARSPNYRVGWGVADSPLGPVKTPNDGFIVLQKNGPAVGTAHHSVVNVPGTDRWYVAYHRHALPEGGGYQRQTVLARMEFTSDGAIKPMDPLVVPFKPGDAGEPVRPFNAARSK, encoded by the coding sequence ATGTCCGCTTTTTCCAAGACGTTTATGATGGGCACCACTTGTCTGTTTCTGGCGTGTGCATCGGTTGCCACGGCTCAAAACCCGACACCGGCCAAGCCCAAATGGCCGATGAAGACCTGGCTGTTCACGTCCTTTCAAGGCAGCGGCGACGGCCTTCATCTGTCGTCGAGCGACGACGGCAAGGTTTGGGCGGATATGGGTAAAGTCTTCCTGAAGCCCACTGTGGGCAGCAAGCTCATGCGCGATCCACATATTCTGCGTGGTCCGGACGGTATCTTCCGCATGGTCTGGACCACAGGCTGGAAGGACAAGGGCATCGGCTATGCATCTTCCACGGACCTCGTGCACTGGTCAGAACAAAAATTTCTGCCGTTCTTTGAGACGGTTGCGGGAACCAACAATGCGTGGGCACCCGAAACCTTCTATGACGAAGCCACGCGGCAATATGTTATCACCTGGTCCTCGGATGTCGAGGGTCGCTTCCCGGAGACTAAATCCAGCGAGCGGATGAACAACCGCACCTACTACGTCACTACGACCGATTTCGAGACGTTCAGCCAACCCAAGCTGCTGATTGACGCGGGTTTCGATCACATCGACACGACGATCGTCAAAAGCGGACAGCGGTATATTGCCGTCTTCAAAGAAGGCGACAAGCAAGCGACCAAGGCATGGGGGGCGATCCGCTGGGCGGTCGCCGACTCTGCAACTGGTCCGTACAGACTAATGCGCAATGCCTTGGTGTCCGGTCAGCGCGCCGAAGGCCCCACACTAAGCGTGGAAGGCGAAAAAGTCCGGCTCTATGTCGACTACTATGCCGACAAACGTTACGGCGCGTTCGAGACCACGGACTGGGTGAACTGGCGCGACATTTCCGGCGACGTCGCCGTGGCTCAGGGCCAGCGGCACGGAACGGTTTTCAGCGCACCAGCGTGGCTGGCCGAAGATCTGGCAAAGGCCCCCCCCTCCGCGTCGCTGGTCACGCCCGTTCCCGCGCCGCCAGCGATCCTCGAAGGCTACACGGCCGATCCCTCTATCCGCGTATTTGGCGATACCTACTATATCTATCCGACCTCGGACAAACCGAACTGGCAAACAACTGATTTCTCGGTATGGTCGTCGAAAAATCTGTTGGAGTGGAAGAAAGAAGGCCTCATCCTCGACGTGGCCAACGACCTGAAGTGGGGCAAGGTTCAGGCCTGGGCACCCGACGCCATCGAGCGGAACGGCACCTATTATTTCTACTTCTGCGCCGAAGGCAGCATCGGGGTGGCCACGTCCAAATCGCCGAAAGGCCCCTTTGTCGATGCGCTGGGCAAACCGCTTCTGGCCAAAGGTACAGGCATAGAAACCAATACGATCGATCCCTATCCGTTCATCGATGACGACGGTCAGGCCTATCTTTACTATGGCAATGGCCGCCTCGGGAACGTCGTGAAACTGAAACCGGACATGATTACGGTCGACGGGCCGGTCCATACGATCGAACTGAAGGATCACCGCGAAGCGCCGGTCGTCTTCAAGCGCGACGGCAAGTACTATTTCATGTGGTCGATCGACGATGCGCGCAGCCCGAACTATCGCGTCGGATGGGGCGTGGCGGATTCCCCGCTCGGGCCGGTAAAAACGCCAAACGACGGCTTTATCGTCCTTCAGAAAAACGGCCCGGCAGTCGGCACCGCCCATCACAGCGTGGTCAATGTCCCTGGCACGGACCGTTGGTATGTCGCCTATCATCGCCATGCCCTGCCTGAAGGGGGCGGCTATCAACGCCAGACGGTGCTGGCGCGCATGGAGTTTACGTCTGACGGCGCGATTAAGCCGATGGACCCGCTGGTGGTGCCGTTCAAGCCGGGTGACGCAGGTGAACCGGTACGCCCCTTTAATGCCGCCCGCTCGAAATAG
- a CDS encoding DUF3500 domain-containing protein — MLTCLANNFLATLSSSQVTSVSYSLTSSNATGYWSNLPTTLATRHGVTLGSLTTAQKTAAMAMLNAALSSSGQTTMSELLAADDYLANYASGYGSGLYYVSFLGTPSDSSPWILEFTGHHYTFLASVNGSYVSLTPNFVAVEPVTWTSGTTTHTPMATRRNALLAMLTGLSSTELATAKLSQAYDDVLVGPQKDGNYPSTKQGIAVSSLTSAQKELVKAAIKTYSDDANGTGQSDAYTTETALASTYIAWASYSDLSTKGSYVRIDGPRVWIELSVQNGIVLSANHYHSIWRDRSTDYGGNFTF; from the coding sequence ATGCTAACGTGCCTAGCTAACAACTTTCTCGCAACCTTAAGCTCAAGCCAGGTTACATCGGTGAGTTATAGTCTCACATCTTCGAATGCGACAGGTTATTGGTCGAATTTGCCAACCACTCTTGCTACACGCCACGGGGTCACTTTAGGAAGCCTGACCACTGCTCAAAAGACCGCCGCAATGGCGATGCTAAATGCCGCATTGTCGAGCTCAGGCCAAACAACCATGAGCGAGCTTCTGGCTGCGGATGACTACTTGGCGAACTACGCTTCTGGATATGGTTCTGGTCTTTACTACGTGTCCTTCCTCGGCACTCCGTCAGACTCCAGCCCCTGGATTTTGGAGTTTACCGGACACCATTACACATTTCTAGCCAGTGTGAATGGCAGCTATGTCAGCTTGACACCTAACTTTGTAGCCGTGGAGCCGGTGACTTGGACCAGTGGTACAACCACCCATACGCCAATGGCGACACGGCGCAATGCCCTTCTTGCCATGCTGACGGGCCTAAGCAGTACGGAATTGGCCACGGCCAAGCTGAGCCAAGCCTATGATGACGTTTTGGTAGGCCCTCAAAAGGATGGCAATTATCCTTCGACCAAACAAGGCATTGCGGTCTCCTCCCTGACAAGCGCTCAAAAGGAGCTCGTTAAAGCGGCGATCAAGACCTATTCAGACGATGCAAACGGTACTGGGCAGTCAGATGCCTACACGACAGAAACGGCCCTAGCGAGTACTTACATCGCCTGGGCGTCCTATTCTGACCTTTCCACCAAAGGGTCCTATGTTCGGATCGATGGCCCGAGGGTTTGGATAGAACTCAGTGTGCAAAACGGAATTGTTCTCAGCGCCAACCATTATCACAGCATTTGGCGCGACAGATCCACCGATTACGGCGGTAACTTTACATTCTAA
- a CDS encoding HupE/UreJ family protein translates to MDLIPPAGETPKALNLEYEVIVKEIATHSAIVSLEADWFKGLQPQSPRIIGSLGGQLYKIRLDRSEGSRFAGITDVFTMGLRHIAEGTDHLLFLLALILPSPLLAQGGRWAGYVGAKASFIKLLRVISAFTIGHSLTLILGSFSVLTAPQKAVEVLVAFSILLSAAHAWRPVFKGQDAWIAGIFGLVHGMAFSTAIASIGLDVVQKTAAVLTFNLGIEAMQLFIICLIAPCFIFLAKAGSYRLFRLTGASLAAVASVAWVAERLMEAPNATASAIDGVFSLAPLWLAALTLGSGFAFWRYKVGVKRENRLS, encoded by the coding sequence GTGGACCTGATACCGCCTGCGGGAGAGACGCCAAAAGCGTTGAACCTCGAGTACGAGGTGATTGTCAAAGAGATCGCAACACACTCCGCTATCGTCTCACTCGAGGCAGATTGGTTTAAGGGGCTCCAACCTCAGTCACCGCGCATCATTGGAAGCTTGGGGGGGCAGCTTTATAAGATACGGCTCGACAGATCCGAGGGTAGTCGCTTTGCGGGCATTACAGATGTGTTCACGATGGGTTTGCGGCACATCGCTGAGGGTACTGACCACCTTCTTTTCCTCCTCGCATTGATTCTCCCTTCACCTCTTCTGGCGCAGGGGGGGCGGTGGGCTGGGTATGTTGGTGCAAAGGCAAGTTTTATAAAGCTTTTGCGTGTCATAAGCGCATTCACTATTGGCCACTCGTTGACCCTTATACTCGGATCATTTTCTGTCTTAACAGCACCTCAAAAGGCGGTTGAGGTGTTGGTCGCCTTCTCAATACTCCTGTCTGCGGCCCATGCCTGGCGCCCTGTGTTCAAGGGGCAGGATGCTTGGATTGCAGGCATATTTGGCCTGGTTCATGGCATGGCTTTTTCAACCGCAATCGCCTCCATCGGTCTCGACGTCGTTCAGAAGACTGCGGCTGTTCTAACTTTCAATTTAGGCATCGAAGCGATGCAGCTTTTTATAATCTGCCTTATCGCACCCTGTTTTATCTTTTTAGCCAAAGCAGGGTCATATCGATTGTTTCGCCTAACAGGTGCCTCCCTTGCAGCGGTTGCCTCGGTGGCTTGGGTTGCCGAGCGGCTTATGGAAGCTCCAAATGCGACTGCATCGGCAATTGATGGCGTTTTCAGTCTGGCGCCGCTTTGGCTGGCGGCCCTAACCCTTGGATCGGGCTTCGCGTTCTGGAGATACAAAGTCGGGGTGAAACGCGAGAATCGCTTATCTTAA
- a CDS encoding HAMP domain-containing sensor histidine kinase: MKIYQLRRFPLRVQVLGLTLLSIVVAQGLTLLAVSFAPVLPPPEYHQQEVIDALLGKQVETNERRPLIKRIEQKLPSKLSDPSPLDTELAQRIAETAGMAPSHFKLKVYMAPPAMISATTPMTGLRGLPPGPPPPVSGGPPPNGPLERSRAGIFTEFIAARALPDGRWVIVEPAPEREWVRRLLFWILGGLIIMAPLAWVFSNRITAPIQKFAEAAETLGKNPAAPQMTLQGPAEIGQAAEAFNRMQTRLNRYVGDRTSMFGAISHDLRTPLTRMRFKLDRLEPSARDSLLNDVRHMELMISGVLSYLKDAESTGLREPLDMTSVIMCAVDDIAETGGKITVLGTPPVWSVEGNSVALRSMVDNVVENAIKYGEEAFISIEVSQQVGRLIVEDAGPGLHVEDLERVFDPFYRCHKETEGTGLGLTGARTTARAHGGDIKLSAGPKGLRAEVTIPCI, from the coding sequence ATGAAAATTTACCAGTTAAGGCGCTTTCCGCTTCGCGTACAAGTATTAGGCCTGACGCTTCTATCGATCGTTGTGGCGCAAGGTTTAACGCTTCTAGCCGTGTCATTTGCCCCGGTTCTTCCTCCCCCGGAATATCACCAGCAGGAAGTCATAGATGCGCTTTTGGGAAAGCAGGTTGAAACCAACGAGCGGCGCCCTCTCATCAAACGCATTGAACAGAAACTACCCTCTAAGCTCTCTGATCCTTCGCCCCTCGACACAGAATTGGCGCAACGCATAGCCGAAACGGCGGGAATGGCACCCAGTCATTTCAAACTCAAGGTCTATATGGCGCCCCCGGCCATGATCTCTGCGACAACTCCTATGACTGGCCTTCGCGGGCTTCCACCTGGCCCGCCTCCACCCGTGTCTGGCGGGCCGCCGCCCAACGGACCCTTAGAACGGTCAAGGGCGGGTATTTTCACCGAGTTCATCGCTGCGCGAGCGTTGCCGGATGGTCGCTGGGTGATTGTGGAACCGGCGCCGGAAAGAGAGTGGGTCCGGCGTTTGCTCTTCTGGATTTTAGGCGGTTTGATTATCATGGCGCCTCTTGCCTGGGTCTTTTCAAACCGCATAACCGCTCCTATCCAGAAATTTGCAGAAGCCGCAGAGACCTTAGGCAAAAATCCGGCAGCGCCACAGATGACCCTTCAAGGCCCAGCCGAAATTGGTCAGGCTGCTGAGGCATTTAACAGGATGCAGACCCGACTAAATCGATATGTTGGGGATCGTACATCCATGTTTGGAGCCATATCTCATGATTTAAGGACGCCATTGACCAGGATGAGGTTCAAACTCGATAGGCTTGAACCCTCGGCCAGAGACAGCTTGCTCAATGATGTCCGGCATATGGAGCTCATGATATCAGGTGTTTTGTCCTACCTGAAAGATGCCGAAAGTACAGGTCTGCGAGAGCCTCTGGACATGACCTCAGTGATAATGTGCGCGGTCGATGACATCGCGGAGACCGGAGGTAAGATAACCGTCCTAGGGACACCGCCCGTTTGGTCCGTAGAGGGCAATAGCGTTGCACTGAGATCTATGGTGGACAATGTCGTCGAAAACGCCATCAAATATGGTGAGGAAGCCTTCATTAGCATCGAAGTCAGTCAACAAGTTGGGCGTCTGATTGTTGAAGACGCGGGACCAGGCCTGCACGTGGAAGACCTAGAGCGCGTGTTCGACCCATTCTACCGCTGTCACAAAGAGACGGAAGGAACCGGCTTGGGATTGACTGGTGCCCGCACAACCGCCCGAGCACACGGAGGAGACATTAAGCTTTCGGCTGGTCCCAAAGGGCTAAGAGCGGAAGTTACTATCCCATGTATTTAA